The following DNA comes from Quercus robur chromosome 1, dhQueRobu3.1, whole genome shotgun sequence.
ggaccatgcaagaccttggttctgtctagcacttatgttcttcttgaagtaactagtttctccataggtttgagtctgaggaccatgcaagatcttggttctgtctagcacttatgttcttcttgaagtaactagtttccccataggtttgagtccgaggaccatgcaagaccttggttctcgACTTCTTTCCCCAATGGGGATTCATCGAGCCGGGCTACTAGACCCGCGAGAACTAGCCCCTTGACATATGTACGGGGCATATACTTGATgtcagaagcccctagaactgcgcCCCTCTTAGTATCCCTTCCCGTGTAATCAGTACTTCGAAATGTAGACCTAAGCGTAGGCTGAGTTATGACAACAACTGTGTGTTCTAAGAAATAGTAGGGAAGCTTTCGTGTAACACACTCCACTGTCAAAATGGTCTTCTCGAGGGACTCTTGCTGGTAGGAGCTTGATCCCACCATGATTAACCGTTGCATTCATCAACGCataagctcttcccacagacggcgccaattgtagggtcacgttttacAGCCCAAGCTCAAGATGTATGAGATCTTGGACTAGTGAGCCcgatacaataaatttgtaaagagtgggttgaagagctaggttttagtgcatggataacagttaatatggtgttTATCACAGTCAAGCAAGGATGAACTGAGTTTATCAAAAAAGGTTGGTCCTCGGTACAGTCTGAGGAGCTTTTTCTAGTGCCTCTTGAGTGATAAGGGTTTTTTTGCCCCGCCATTACTGCCCCCCCTTCACCCCCTTTTATATTAGtttcattcctcccaatttgggtTCCTAgtactgatacttgtcccatcagcccttcctccaagttgttgggagtggttgtaaaggcagaaaagTATGGTTATGTCAGGTACAAGGCACTGAATGTAATAATGTCAacttttcccttagatatttcttttttccctatTGTCATTTTCTGTTTTAGTACTTTTCATGTTCCATGGAGTGACCCGGTGTGCCACTCTCAGTGATAGGCCGTTCCCTTTATCCTCGGCCATACCTGGCCGATGAGAGATTCTTCCTATGGTcgaggaggggttcttccttGGACTGAACCCCTGGCCCAACGTGTATATTGATATGGGCTCCCTGGTTTGCTACTCCCACAAATACTATTTAACATTTAGGGTAGGGAAATTTCAATCAATTTAGGTACAAATAAaatactagcctctaagcacgtgCTTTAGGGTagagaaattttaattaattaagttacaagTAAAATACCAGTTTTTGAGTACGAGCTCACACATGTATTCATAAGCTCATATATTTGGgtaaaatttaatcatttgCATCTATTGTAATTTGAGATTATTAAATCtttgaatctcaaaaaaaaaaaaaaaactaagagtaAGATAAGTATTACGCATTTGTGATTAGTATTATGTATTTGtgagaagttttttttaattaaaaaatataataattccaaattagaaaggggacaaattattaaatttttgccaaaaaatagaagtgTAGCGTGTACTCAGTACTATATGCTAACGTATTTCTACTCCACCTTCTGGAGATCAGATCTTCGCACATGATCTGTCTCTCGTACACACGCGCACCAGAAAAACCTTTTCCGTTGAAATCTCTATCTTTCTCTCACCCAGAGATTTAAGAAATTTTccatttcttattttctctGAGGCATATTAACAAAAACTCTTACTACCAAAAAGATGGGTTTGCGATCAAACCCTAGAAGAACCTTCTTTtcactctctcttctctcaatcCTTGTCTTCCTCCTCTTCACCTCCTTCGCTCTTGctcaggtctctctctctctctctctctctctatatatatatatgcatatatgtgGTGTTTGTTGGTGATTGTGATTGTGTTTGTTGTGAATTGTAGGAGTTCGAGCTTGATACTGACAAGGAAGAGTCTACTGGATCCAAAGATCTGGGTCGCCGTAGCAAGGTtcgtgtgtgtgtatttttattattattattttttttttaaggatttgtTTGATTGGCTGCTGAGAAAATTTGATTagaaggaagaaggaagaaagagaaacttTTACATGTTTTATGTGTTTGTCTAATTTGGGTTGCATTTAGTTTTGGATAATTGAATGGTTAAATTAGTGATGTTGGATTGTTTTTGAGACAATTCAAACTAATTATTAACTATGCCGAAGAGAAAATCTGAGAACTCGTGTTTGTTTAGTTGCTGAGAAAATTTGAGTAGAAAGAGGAAATAGAAACATTTATGTTTTTGTCTATTTTGGTTGCATTTGGTTTTCGGATCAATGGTCAAATTAGGTTATTTTGATGTTGGGTTGTTTCCGAGACAAATCAAACCCCAATTATTAACTATGCTGAAGAgaacatttgaaaatttgtattagtttttttcttcttttgatttggttttttcaGGAAATGAATTTCTAGACTTGTCTATTTGGTgctttgccttttctttttgagatttaGGAAGTAGTGGGTATGCTTAATTTTCCATTAgtactaatttttttagtagTAGTTGTTGGTTTGGTTCCAATGGAATTGAAATCCCACCTGAAAGAAGTCAAATATTTCCCCTCTCCCTGTCTCTTGAAAACAAGAGATAATTTATAATCGAGAGAAACAACCATTGCTCTTGTATACATCTCATGtatgccaatgagctctaactCAAGTGGAATCTCCTTTAGTTGAAGAGCAAGGTGGAGGCTCAGGTCGTGGGTTCAAGGGTGACCGGGTGCATGTGTGacttaaaaagtatatattttgtGTACTTAGGGTGCACAGTTGCACTTGCAcctatttttgcacttatttaaCAAAATTACTTATGAAAATGCGAAACTATTATTTGTCATTTGAAATGTAAGGTTCCCtttcttaatttcattttttcccTCCGAGTTTGAATCATAAGATTCTTTTATACTTTTTCTTAACAATCAACCATAGCTTGTGATACACGTAATTTTCTGTCCTTTTAAGTAGAATTAGTAGCATTGTATAAATTTGAGGTGTATTTAAATTAGAAGTTTAGtttctgtttctttttaatgtgtttttttttaataatatttatatgttaatttCTGTGTACAGATTAGTTTGAGTGACCTTGAGATTATTGGGGACAAGACTGGTCTCAAATTGGACTCTGAAGGTCTTGGAATTTTTGATGCATTTTTCACAAGTTTTTCAATGATTCTTGTCAGTGAGGTTTGTGCATTCAATtcctgtttttatttatttatttagcacCAGTTTAGCAAATTATGTTCTTTTAACTGcttgcatttatttattctctTGGTAACTTTTTGGTACAAGCTTTCCAGCTTTTGTGAAAATGGAGTTATTGAAAAGGCTGTACCTAGAAAAAAAAGAGCGAAGTTTTAAAAAGACTGTATTTTGAAAAGGTGTGTTTTCAAACCACTGTGGAAAATGGGCACTAGTAACattattttaagagaaaaaaagcATGAAATGATGTACCAAGTCATGTTAACAGACAAGTGATTAAGCTTGCCCTTTTTGCTGCTTGTATAATTGATTTTGCTCTCTTTACCGGATTTCTGTTCATTGCTTTGGTGAAATTTGACAATCATGCTGCTAGATTGGAGATGAGACATTTATAATAGCAGCTCTTATGGCGATGCGTCACCCCAAGTCAATTGTTTTATCTGGTGCTTTGTCTGCCTTGATTGTAATGACTGTAAGTTCACTAATTTTctatttccttttatttatttttagttcgATAATTGCATTATTTCTTTTACCCCTGCTCGTGATTTGTGGTTCTGATGAGGTAATGCATTTCTTGGTGCTGTAATGGAATGACTTTTCAGCAACTACAAAGCACTACTGACTGCTCTTTCTCTTATTGTTATCAAGATTAAAGAAGTTGTCCATGTCAATTAGGTACTTTCCACTGGACTTGGTAGGATTGTGCCGAATTTAATATCTAGAAAGCATACCAATAGTGCAGCTACAGGTATAtgtatagtttatatttttgtatttgtatttactttgctttcttcttttggtcACTTAGCTTGtaatcacttttttttcacCTCTTATATTCACTCAGTGCTTTCAACATACTGCTATGTATCTCATCTGCAAATGCTGATGCATACATGTTGATAGTGTTGATTTGATTGGTCTCTCTTCATGGATATTTTGTTGACAGCCTCTTTAATGGATTCTTTCCTCACTTGCACGTTGCTTTTAGATAAGTGAAGCATATAAAAATGACAGTGTTCTTGTAATGTTGGcttcaaattatttttgaatatcTGGTAATTGTACcctagtgtgtgtttggcaaaaattaaaaaaccagcttattttattattcagcttatttttgttactattcatgggctccactacactttttggtattattcataggttttactgtactatttcagctaacttttacctttatctatagtacttttagcaaaaagttttcagtttcaacaaa
Coding sequences within:
- the LOC126691170 gene encoding GDT1-like protein 3, producing the protein MGLRSNPRRTFFSLSLLSILVFLLFTSFALAQEFELDTDKEESTGSKDLGRRSKISLSDLEIIGDKTGLKLDSEGLGIFDAFFTSFSMILVSEIGDETFIIAALMAMRHPKSIVLSGALSALIVMTVLSTGLGRIVPNLISRKHTNSAATVLYLIFGGRLLYIAWRSDSKSSQKKEMEEVEEKLEAGQGKTTYRRFLSRFCTPIFLESFVLTFLAEWGDRSQIATIALATHKAAIGVAVGAIIGHTICTSVAVVGGSMLASKISQRTVAAIGGLLFLGFSLSSYFYPPL